Genomic DNA from Candidatus Hydrogenedens sp.:
TTATAGTTCATCTTTATATCTAATCTTGTATTTTATAGATTATCTCCATAGGGTTTCCATTCCTAAGGATGGATACTTTAACAGATGGAAGTGTTACATCACTATATTTTTTAATCAAATCTACTATTTTTTCATCACTATCAAT
This window encodes:
- a CDS encoding S1C family serine protease → KDAEGKVIGITAKNISEIPIAVKLGFKEGDVLTAVNDDVIDSDEKIVDLIKKYSDVTLPSVKVSILRNGNPMEIIYKIQD